One part of the Vitis riparia cultivar Riparia Gloire de Montpellier isolate 1030 chromosome 8, EGFV_Vit.rip_1.0, whole genome shotgun sequence genome encodes these proteins:
- the LOC117920415 gene encoding uncharacterized protein LOC117920415 — protein MEGKKQAGSSSSSSFATDLFGSKESSYPSPSSTGIFASIFSTSSKVLGRESLRPDLTKKKQDSGNEVWNAKPGTTENALQQSEGESQSISNRDTGSFYQEQRVQPCHLSSSIYYGGQDIYFHPQNTQSSGMPSMLKKDSGEDDTGSASRGNWWQGSLYY, from the exons atggaaggaaaaaagcAAGCGGGTTCATCATCGTCTTCCTCTTTCGCTACCGATCTTTTTGGTTCCAAGGAGTCTTCTTACCCGTCTCCGTCTTCCACGGGTATCTTCGCCTCTATCTTTTCGACTTCTTCCAAG GTGTTAGGGAGGGAATCTTTGCGCCCTGACCTGACCAAGAAAAAGCAAGATTCTGGCAATGAAGTTTGGAACGCCAAACCAGGGACTACAG AAAATGCCTTGCAACAGAGTGAAGGCGAGAGTCAGAGTATATCAAACAGAGACACAGGTTCCTTTTACCAGGAACAAAGAGTACAACCATGTCACCTGAGCTCCTCAATCTACTATGGTGGTCAAGACATCTATTTTCATCCCCAGAACACCCAGAGCTCTGGAATGCCCTCCATG TTAAAGAAAGATTCAGGAGAAGATGATACTGGCAGTGCTTCAAGAGGAAATTGGTGGCAGG gGTCTCTCTATTACTAA
- the LOC117920416 gene encoding uncharacterized protein LOC117920416 — MNCAMEYPKSFIFLVGLLLVISLSSLEKVDGAGACGKSSPDSQALKLIPCATAASDKNAAVSSSCCLQVKKIIQNPSCLCAVVLSNIAKFSGVNPEIAITIPERCNIADRPVGFKCGAYTLP, encoded by the exons ATGAATTGTGCAATGGAGTATCCAAAGAGCTTCATCTTCCTTGTGGGATTGCTTTTGGTTATCAGCCTTTCCAGTTTGGAAAAGGTTGATGGGGCAGGGGCCTGTGGAAAATCTTCCCCAGATAGTCAGGCTTTGAAGTTGATTCCTTGCGCAACGGCGGCCAGCGACAAGAACGCTGCTGTTTCTAGCAGCTGCTGCCTTCAGGTGAAGAAAATAATCCAGAACCCAAGCTGCCTCTGCGCTGTTGTGCTTTCCAACATAGCCAAGTTTTCTGGAGTCAATCCTGAAATTGCAATAACCATCCCCGAGAGATGCAATATTGCTGATCGTCCAGTAGGTTTCAAGTGTGGAG CTTATACGCTTCCTTGA